Below is a window of Leptospiraceae bacterium DNA.
ATCTACAATTGTTTGTCGTATGGAATAAAGAGAGGTAATTATGAAAGTAACAGCACTTGGAACTCATTCAGCATTTGCAACTGGAACATTTAAAGAAAGCATTGATACAAAATACATAAAAGAATTAATCGAAAAATCCCAGACGAAAGAAGACAAAGCCATTGCGATTGGTGAAATCGAAAAGATGGTGAGTGAGCACAAAGAAAGAGTGTATGCTCCGAGGTTTCAAAGTAATTTTCTTTTGGAATTTGAAACAAAAGGAAAAATCAAAGACCATGTGTATCGTTTCGTAATTGATTTCGGCGGAGATATAAGACACTCACTCGCAAATGTTGGTCTTAAGATGGGAGACATTGACGGTTACTATTGCTCACACCCTCACGCAGATCATATTGGAGGAGTAGAAGGAATTGCACTCTCTACTATTTTTAATCCGTATTGGAATTCTAGAAAATTAGAATGGCTACGAAAACCGGGCACTGATCCAAATGATAAAACTCTCGACAATATTCTAGATAGACTCTTTCGAAAAGAATCTCTGCCTAATGACTGTAAGCCGGATCTCTGGGGTCATCGGGAAGTATTAGAAAATCTCTGGGAGTCAGCAAGACCAGGACTCGATACACTACAAGGTGTGAAGAGAGTTGCACTGGATACTTTTTATAATCCTGTGCCAATGGTAAAAGACATAGAGTATGATATGGAAGATGGAAGAAGAACC
It encodes the following:
- a CDS encoding MBL fold metallo-hydrolase gives rise to the protein MKVTALGTHSAFATGTFKESIDTKYIKELIEKSQTKEDKAIAIGEIEKMVSEHKERVYAPRFQSNFLLEFETKGKIKDHVYRFVIDFGGDIRHSLANVGLKMGDIDGYYCSHPHADHIGGVEGIALSTIFNPYWNSRKLEWLRKPGTDPNDKTLDNILDRLFRKESLPNDCKPDLWGHREVLENLWESARPGLDTLQGVKRVALDTFYNPVPMVKDIEYDMEDGRRTWRFYTIESTHVIGGTSHMPSYGLIFECTDGQKIYFPTDTLLMMPPTMRAFYESATVIYQDCETGIRSGVHSHIDDIRKCEPEVKKKCFLYHYTEEPVVDPDEFRGILRIGDVHMY